In Haloterrigena turkmenica DSM 5511, a single genomic region encodes these proteins:
- a CDS encoding NAD(P)/FAD-dependent oxidoreductase, which produces MTDGAETDAGFDVDVAVIGGGPAGCSAGVFTARYGLETVVFDRGSSSLRRCACLENYLGFPCGIEAERFLELAQTHAREAGCRLREELVDSVAALEGGEFEADGGETEGPANGEGFRLEPRDGDPLTARFVIAATKYDGSYLRELDDDGALFVTEEGADGSVERFDRAYPDDDGRTPVEGLYVAGPLAGCGDQAIIAAGHGATVARALLRDLRRADGYWDRFAKRYDWRRYRENRDEEWADPERWVELFETTAPGDRDAEDVRRLAESYAAERDESYLEAETAARRTERGQRRLAETLDDEVLLEAVDDEAIRERAARLEGGDERSDTDPNDD; this is translated from the coding sequence ATGACCGACGGCGCCGAGACCGACGCCGGGTTCGACGTCGACGTGGCCGTCATCGGGGGCGGCCCCGCCGGCTGTTCGGCCGGCGTCTTCACCGCGCGGTACGGTCTCGAGACGGTGGTCTTCGACCGCGGCTCCTCCTCGCTGCGCCGGTGTGCCTGCCTCGAGAACTATCTCGGCTTCCCCTGCGGGATCGAGGCCGAGCGGTTCCTCGAGTTGGCACAGACCCACGCCAGGGAAGCGGGATGTCGACTCCGCGAGGAGCTCGTAGACTCCGTCGCCGCGCTCGAGGGCGGCGAGTTCGAAGCGGACGGCGGCGAAACCGAGGGTCCAGCGAACGGCGAGGGGTTCCGACTCGAGCCCCGGGACGGCGACCCCCTGACGGCCCGGTTCGTGATCGCGGCGACGAAGTACGACGGGTCGTACCTCCGCGAACTGGACGACGACGGGGCGCTGTTCGTCACCGAGGAGGGCGCCGACGGGAGCGTCGAGCGGTTCGACCGCGCGTATCCGGACGACGACGGCCGGACGCCGGTCGAGGGCCTCTACGTCGCCGGTCCCCTGGCCGGCTGCGGCGATCAGGCGATCATCGCGGCGGGCCACGGCGCGACGGTCGCCCGGGCGCTGCTCCGGGACCTGCGCCGGGCGGACGGGTACTGGGATCGCTTCGCGAAACGGTATGACTGGCGCCGGTACAGAGAGAACCGAGACGAGGAGTGGGCCGACCCCGAGCGCTGGGTCGAACTCTTCGAAACGACCGCGCCCGGCGACCGCGACGCAGAGGACGTTCGACGCCTCGCCGAGTCCTACGCGGCCGAGCGCGACGAGAGCTACCTCGAGGCCGAAACCGCGGCTCGGCGAACCGAGCGCGGCCAGCGACGGCTCGCGGAGACGCTCGACGACGAGGTGTTGCTCGAGGCCGTCGACGACGAGGCGATCCGCGAGCGGGCGGCGCGCCTCGAGGGCGGTGACGAGCGGTCAGACACCGACCCGAACGACGACTGA
- a CDS encoding ABC transporter substrate-binding protein: MKSIRQLERSRREFVATGIAAGSAAMAGCITGDSSSSEDGDSYTVSMAPMGEVEFDAVPQDAFVTFAHYADMAVALGHGDAVNTLFAPEMSGSTMSMFYDRLEGVSFDGESLPHPLKDGVVEEDLYEYDSDVHFLDPSYVLTTEDDWSESKIDTVAEQVGPWFGNFHSGVHSEPAEAYADSYEYYTLWELFERVAEVFQERDRYEALKEVYDETRSQIESNLPPEDERPTVARVTLGPEGQDVFYSYHTNTDGFWQAETRPLGAHDALADVEWSGDWGEVDYETMLEADPDVILHLWGITSRYAIEEIRERLEDHSAGSELTAVQNDRVVASGMRYQGPIMNLFQLEMTAKQLYPDRFGEWPGHESGQSYPEIPDDARLFDRDRVAEIVTDGAGE, encoded by the coding sequence ATGAAATCGATACGGCAACTCGAGCGAAGTCGACGCGAGTTCGTCGCGACGGGGATCGCGGCCGGGAGCGCGGCGATGGCCGGCTGTATCACCGGTGACAGTTCAAGCTCGGAGGACGGCGACTCCTACACGGTGTCGATGGCGCCGATGGGAGAAGTCGAGTTCGACGCCGTCCCCCAGGACGCCTTCGTCACGTTCGCCCACTACGCGGACATGGCGGTCGCGCTGGGCCACGGCGACGCGGTGAACACGCTGTTCGCGCCCGAGATGTCGGGATCGACGATGTCGATGTTCTACGACCGGCTCGAGGGCGTTTCCTTCGACGGCGAGTCGCTGCCCCACCCGCTCAAGGACGGGGTGGTCGAGGAGGACCTCTACGAGTACGACAGCGACGTCCACTTCCTGGATCCGTCGTACGTCCTGACCACCGAGGACGACTGGTCCGAATCCAAGATCGATACCGTCGCCGAGCAAGTCGGTCCCTGGTTCGGAAACTTCCACAGCGGGGTCCACAGCGAGCCCGCGGAGGCCTACGCCGACAGCTACGAGTACTACACGCTCTGGGAACTCTTTGAGCGGGTCGCCGAGGTTTTTCAGGAACGGGATCGCTACGAGGCGCTGAAGGAGGTCTACGACGAGACGCGGTCGCAGATCGAGTCGAACCTGCCGCCCGAAGACGAGCGGCCGACGGTCGCGCGAGTCACGCTGGGACCGGAGGGACAGGACGTCTTCTACTCCTACCACACCAACACGGACGGCTTCTGGCAGGCCGAGACGCGGCCGCTCGGCGCCCACGACGCGCTCGCCGACGTGGAATGGTCGGGCGACTGGGGCGAGGTCGACTACGAGACGATGCTCGAGGCCGATCCGGACGTCATCCTCCACCTCTGGGGAATCACGTCTCGGTACGCCATCGAAGAGATTCGCGAACGGCTCGAGGACCACTCCGCGGGAAGCGAGCTGACGGCCGTCCAGAACGACCGCGTCGTCGCCAGCGGAATGCGCTACCAGGGGCCGATCATGAACCTCTTCCAGCTCGAGATGACGGCCAAACAGCTCTATCCCGACCGGTTCGGCGAGTGGCCGGGGCACGAATCCGGGCAGTCGTATCCCGAGATTCCGGACGACGCACGGCTGTTCGACCGCGACCGCGTCGCGGAGATCGTGACCGACGGCGCTGGCGAGTAA
- the cysK gene encoding cysteine synthase A, which produces MGPAVDSAAETEIDVAETVDELIGRTPLLRLDAFADNCFGKLESHNPYSVKDRIARGIIDAAERAGALEPDDTVVESTSGNTGIGLAAVCAARGYDCVLTMPASMSTERRQLLSALGADLELTPAEDGMGGANERAEEIVAEREDAIMARQFENEANPAAHRETTGPEIWDATDGAVDAVVAGVGTGGTITGVSEYIKEERGKTDLTSVAVEPAESPTLSELSSEGHDIQGIGPGFVPDILRTELIDETRAVEGDAAKEASRKLGRTEGLLIGISAGAALSAAADYAAEHPDELVVAVLPDTGERYLSTDLYERD; this is translated from the coding sequence ATGGGACCAGCAGTCGACTCCGCGGCCGAGACCGAGATCGACGTCGCCGAGACCGTCGACGAACTGATCGGCCGAACGCCGCTGTTGCGACTGGACGCGTTCGCCGACAACTGTTTCGGAAAACTCGAGTCGCACAACCCCTATTCGGTCAAGGATCGGATCGCGCGCGGGATCATCGACGCCGCCGAGCGGGCGGGCGCGCTCGAGCCCGACGACACCGTCGTCGAATCGACCAGCGGGAACACGGGCATCGGGCTGGCGGCGGTCTGTGCCGCTCGCGGCTACGACTGCGTGCTGACGATGCCGGCCTCGATGTCGACCGAGCGTCGGCAACTCCTGAGCGCGTTGGGCGCCGACCTCGAGTTGACGCCCGCCGAGGACGGGATGGGCGGCGCGAACGAGCGCGCCGAGGAGATCGTCGCCGAGCGCGAGGACGCGATCATGGCCCGCCAGTTCGAGAACGAGGCGAACCCGGCGGCCCACCGGGAGACGACCGGGCCCGAAATCTGGGACGCCACAGACGGCGCGGTCGACGCGGTCGTCGCGGGCGTCGGTACCGGCGGTACCATCACCGGCGTCTCGGAGTACATCAAGGAAGAACGGGGGAAGACCGATCTCACGTCGGTCGCGGTCGAACCGGCCGAATCGCCGACGCTCTCGGAACTCAGTTCCGAGGGCCACGACATTCAGGGGATCGGTCCCGGCTTCGTCCCCGACATCCTGCGGACCGAACTGATCGACGAGACCCGCGCCGTCGAGGGTGACGCAGCGAAGGAAGCATCCCGAAAGCTGGGCCGAACCGAGGGACTGCTGATCGGCATCTCCGCGGGCGCGGCGCTGTCGGCCGCGGCCGACTATGCGGCCGAACACCCCGACGAACTGGTCGTCGCCGTCCTTCCCGATACCGGTGAGCGGTACCTCTCGACCGATCTCTACGAACGGGACTAG